In one Nicotiana sylvestris chromosome 8, ASM39365v2, whole genome shotgun sequence genomic region, the following are encoded:
- the LOC104243612 gene encoding auxin-responsive protein IAA28-like, protein MELELGLALPYNNFPTNIKGLGQNGIARFEPKEMKMMMRKDSFGDNFSEVKQKRSFAEAFENGSEGVERKTLSLLIWDGQPNEEGEDNGDDDHHGRKQIPFKACDDDSEEENQVVGWPPINIWRKKQFHGNYNHGWWITNERKPMYVKVKMEGVAIGRKVNLMLYDSYQVLNHNLIQMFAKYLNLDNHTTCFTILYQDKDGDWMLAGDVPWQTFMESVQRIEIQRNEK, encoded by the exons ATGGAGCTTGAGCTTGGTCTTGCTCTACCTTATAATAATTTTCCTACCAATATCAAAGGATTAGGCCAAAATGGCATTGCAAGATTTGAACCGAAAGAGATGAAAATGATGATGAGGAAGGATAGTTTTGGTGATAACTTCTCAGAGGTGAAGCAGAAACGTAGTTTTGCAGAGGCCTTTGAGAATGGCAGTGAAGGAGTTGAACGTAAAACTTTGTCTTTGCTCATATGGGATGGCCAACCAAATGAAGAAGGAGAAGATAATGGTGATGACGATCACCATGGAAGAAAGCAGATACCGTTTAAGGCTTGCGACGA TGATTCTGAGGAAGAAAATCAAGTAGTTGGGTGGCCACCAATTAACATTTGGAGAAAAAAGCAATTTCACGGGAATTATAATCATGGTTGGTGGATTACAAATGAAAGAAAACCCATGTACGTGAAGGTGAAGATGGAAGGAGTGGCCATTGGAAGGAAGGTTAATCTAATGCTCTATGATTCTTATCAAGTTCTTAACCACAATTTAATTCAAATGTTTGCAAAAT ACCTAAATCTTGACAATCATACTACATGCTTTACGATCTTGTACCAAGATAAGGATGGAGACTGGATGCTTGCTGGAGATGTACCTTGGCA AACATTCATGGAGAGTGTTCAAAGAATAGAGATACAAAGGAATGAGAAATGA